The Bacillota bacterium nucleotide sequence TGGGATCGCTTTGGTCGGTGGTATAATAAATTGTTCCGCCTCCGGTAAGATACAGGCTGACTACTACGCTTTTGTCATAGCTTCCCGCCGGGGGTTGGGCCGTAGGCGCCGCAGGAATCTGCGAAGTTGATGCTCCTCCTCCCGATGTACCGGTTCCGGAAGTTGAATCGGCGGGAATATCAACGATTATATTCACTTGCTCCATTGCGCCGGGTTGGTATTTAACTTCGGACGGTTCGGTTTGTGTTTGATACTCTTTTCCATCTACTACAACGAGGAACACAACGGATTTGTTTAAAACACTTATTTCCCCTTCAAAGGTCGCGCTGTATTTTCCTCCTGACATTGTAGACTCCGTATATGCCTTTTCGTCTATCAAAACCCTAATTGTACCTGTTTTCTGGACCGGTGCTCCGCTTTTATTTTTGACCGTACCCTCGTAGGATGTGGGCACTATCGGTTCATAACCCAATGCCGTACTGCAAAGTGTGACAACTATAACGAGCGCCGAAAAAACCACGAGGAAACTTCGTTTACATCGATTCATGGTAATACTCCTTCCTTTTCGAGTATCTGTAACAGGCGCTGAACCATGACCGCGGTTTCGGCGCGTGTTACCTGGTTTTGCGGCCTGAAAGTGCCGTCCTGGAATCCCTTGATCAATCCTGATTCTGTTGCGATTTTGACCGATTCCAGCGCCCAACCGGGGATTTGAGACCGGTCTGTGAAATTGGTCTCTGGGACGGGATGGACGCCGACGGTTTGAGCAAGCGCCCTGCTCAGTACCGTGGCAAGCTCAACCCTGGTAAGCGTTTTTGCGGGAAGGAAAGCTACTTTGCCACCGGGTCCCGGATAACCATGAAGCAAGCCTGTCCCAAGGACTGACGCGATGCTGTCGTATGCCCAGACGGGGACATCCGTTTTATCATCCAATGCGTCCAGATATTCCGCTTCGCCGTTGCCCAGACTTAAGACACGGGAAAGCACTGAGGCGAATTCGGCGCGGGTGATTGTGTTTTCGGGCCGGAAGGTGTGATCTCTATAACCGCTTATAAAGCCGTCGTCCAGCAACTGCTGAATTTCCTCGGCTGCCCAGTGATCCTGTAAATCGGCAAACGCTAACGGGATACTGGCTTCCGCGGCGTAAACAATAACGTTTACGCGCTCTTTGGCCCTGCTTTCCCAAATTATTTTGCCGGACGTTCTTGTGGGCTGCGGTTGACCGTTGATGTCAACTTCAAAGGACACTTCCGCCCCTGTTAAGTCATGGTCGCTGTACACGAGTAAACGCTTAATACGGTAATCGTCGGCCGGCAAACCAAAGCATCCGTTTAAAAAATGAATTTCTCCGCACGGTGCTCCGTAAGCGTATGCACGGACAGTGCCGAAAGCCACCGGACGTCCGCTTTCTGTTTTTACCGTTCCGTAATAAATAGCGGGG carries:
- a CDS encoding S-layer homology domain-containing protein, which translates into the protein MPADDYRIKRLLVYSDHDLTGAEVSFEVDINGQPQPTRTSGKIIWESRAKERVNVIVYAAEASIPLAFADLQDHWAAEEIQQLLDDGFISGYRDHTFRPENTITRAEFASVLSRVLSLGNGEAEYLDALDDKTDVPVWAYDSIASVLGTGLLHGYPGPGGKVAFLPAKTLTRVELATVLSRALAQTVGVHPVPETNFTDRSQIPGWALESVKIATESGLIKGFQDGTFRPQNQVTRAETAVMVQRLLQILEKEGVLP